A stretch of DNA from Ovis aries strain OAR_USU_Benz2616 breed Rambouillet chromosome 14, ARS-UI_Ramb_v3.0, whole genome shotgun sequence:
aaggttgaacatcaaagaactgatgcttttgagctgtggtgttggaaaaaactcttgagagtcccttcgactgcaaggaaatccaccagtccatcctaaatattcattagaaggactgatgctgaagctccaatactttggccacctgatgtgaagaatcaactaattagaaaagactgatgctgagaaagattgaaggcaggaggataaggggatgagaggatgagacggttggatggcatcaccgactcagtggacttaagcaagctctggcagatggtgaaggacagggaagcctggcgtgctgcagtccatggggttgcagagttggacacgactgagcaactgaacaacaacactggaaaaatgaaagggaaaaccaCTGAAGTAGGAGAGCTGAAAAACTACCTGTTGTGACAGAGGTGCTCAATCCTTAGGCAGGCAGAGGAtccagggcaggaggaagggctTAAGAACATTTGTCTTTAATGACATTGATCACTGAAGTGTTTGCAAATGGTCTCAAACACCTAAAAGTCAACCCAAGTTGACATCCAGTGGAAACTGGAAGCAAATGAATATTATCCTAATGCTTCTGAAAGGCATGCAGCCTGAAGTGTTAAAGCtattttggggaattccctggtggttcagtaatTCGGACTCGGTGTTTCCCACCATGTGTCTGGGTTCAAGCACTGGTCCAAAAAAATAACATCCAGGAAGTGCCTTTGCGCAGCCAGGGGAAAAAGTCATTTTGTAACCTTTGGCCAGGGACACTAAAAACATCAGACAGGGCCCCTCAAAAAAACAGCAAGGGAACCtgttattcatttttcttcctagtctgagggtggggggtggagggagtcAGCCAGGACCCTGAATATAGAAGAGATATTGAGCAGGCCTGAGCGGGTGGACAAGGGGGAGAGCACTACTTTTGGTACCCCCAGAAAAGGCTTTCTTGCCTGTGGTTTGTGATTGTGCCCAACTTGGTGAAAAATACCAATGTATAATCAGGCCATCCAAATAAGCTGTTCTTTAGCTCTCTGAACATCCCCTGGCCCAACCAGTCTTAATCAACTATATCCTACACACAGGACTGGTCTTCCCTCTTAATCCTAAGGTCTTCTTGTTCTGCAACAGCTGTTCTTCCTAACCACTTCACTCATCACCCCACTGCTCCTCCTTCCCAgcagaaaaatgtaaatcacCAAATGATTAATTATCAAGATAACCAGAAGGAAAGTGCCAACATCTTCTGGGGACCCATCCTTGACAAACTAGTCCAAATGCTAAGGGCTGAAGAATGACACCTCCCATAATACCTGTAAAACCCAACCCCAAGTTCTTGTGAAACAAAGCTGGTCACAGGTGTGAATCTTCACCTGTATAACACTTGTGACCCAGTCCCTCAACTAAACACCATCAGTGCATCATCAAACTTGTGGTGACGTCAGAACTTGTTCTTTGCAAGCTGTCTGCACTCACCTTATCACACGGGATCCAcaagaactgtgtgtgtgtgtgtggcccatgcaccacaatgtgGGGCGTCTGTATCACATGTCTGGGCCCCAAATCTCCCTGGAGTGTTTGTGAATTCTGTACCCACACCTGCTGTGCGGGGTCAGCACGTCCCACTGTATTTCTCCAACAAGGTCTCACTTGTGTCATACCTCCTTCGTTGTATGCTACGTGAGTTTGTAGATAGAGCCTGTGTCAAAGGGTGTGAGCATTCAAACTCAGTCACACTGTGTCCCAGGCTGTGCTGATATACACTGATATTTAGAATCCTTTCTTGTGTTAGTTACTGGAGTTATGAAAAAGCTTCATTTTAGAAATGCATTCCAAGAAGTTACGTATTGAAAAACATGATACCTGAGATTATAAAACTTAAGAACGACTAGGTAAatcatgacacacacacacacaaaaagtgatCAAGTGTATAAATATGATAAATGGTATAAGATACAGAAAGAGTCCATCagttattccatttatatatatatatatatatatttgaaaatagtcATTACTAAAGTAGACTATACTCTTGCATCAGTAATGATAATGTTGAAGGCAAATTTAAAATGGCAAGAGGAAACTGGTTTGGAGGGTGTACATAAGTATGTCCAATGTACATCttaaacacataaaatttaaaCGAACTCTACAGCCAgtacatgattttttaaacaatttagcAAAATCTATCAATAATCATTCTAGTATGATTTATTAGCTACATTCCTACAACATTTTCCAGATACTGGACCTGTAAGGGAGGAAAAGCTGTAACATGGTAGGCTACTGGCAATTCTTTTCAACTCCATTTCAGTGACATTATTTTCACAATTTGACACTGGCAAGGATGGGAATATTAACACCAAAGAAACTGGCAAACACTACAAAACAGGACTTGATTTACTGTGCAATTAAATGTCTGGCCTTAAGACTAAGGTAACAAATGTGAATAAAGCAGATTTATTGAAAACATGTATAATGCATGTGGCCATTACATTACCCATAGTAAAAACTTTTAGAACATATACTTTCAGTACTATGAATTACGATTCCATGCAGGAAAAAAGTCACTCACATTACTGCTAAATGAGTGAAATCTAACAGATCTCTTTGatgtttctttgctttccttcttgtcaaaaaaagagaaaacacaaatctcAGAAAGCAAAAGTAGACCAAAATATGAATAGAAATTTTCCCAAATAGAACACACAGGTgaaaaacagacacatgaaaaacaaacattaaGAATCCAGTGAAAGGGGATTCCCCAGCAGTCTAGTGGCTCAGATTCCACATGTCCATATCATGGGGCACACTTTAGATTCCTGgacagggaaactaagatcccacagccacacagcacagtgaaggggaaaaaagtcctgagaaaaaaaggcaattcaaatcataatgattttttaatacaGACGTTTTAGTTTTCATGAAGAGGTCAGTCTGCATTCAGGGCTAGTGTTTAAGTTAGGCTGATCAGGGAGGGAGGGCAAGTTCATACTAATAAACAACCATCATTCTTCTGAGCTACATTTttctggaggggtgggaggaaaagTGAGAATATGggtaaaggaaaaagaatccTGGAGACCACGCCATGTGAGGGACACACTGGACATTCTCAGGCCTTCAGTGTCTTTCCCACTGCCCAGAACAATGAGTGGTCAACCATATAACAGGGCAACAAGGACATCTTGAGGTGGCTAAACAAAGAAGGTAGATAGGACCTTGGAAACCAATCACTACTTATGGTGGTGGAGCCAGTTCCAAACCTAGGGCAATACCAATGAGCCAGTCCAGAGTCCCTGGCTTAATGCCACTGTCCCTGAGAACCTTCCAAGTGGGAGGCTGTTAGTGAAAGATGTGCATGGGTGGAAATGAAGCTGGAGTCCCTGGGGCTAATCCAGGCTTCAGGTCTGTGTAGCTTATGATCAGGACACAGGAAATGGAGTCCCTGCTCGAAGGGGCAGAAGAGGAGCCTTGCAGTATAGAGCAACTACTCTCATGAAAGGTGCGGCAGTAGTGAGCCCCTGTGTAAGTCCCTCTAAATCTCTGACCTAGACACCCCTTCTTTCACAAATGGAAATAATGATTATTGAACCAAAGCACTGGTTTAGTTGGGTAGATAATGTGGTCATTCACATGTAAGGCATCAATGCTGGATGGCAGAGAAGACAATCCTGTCCAATCAGCATGAGACTGGGATATAAGCTGGGCTCCTATGGTGGGGGGTCACAATGAACAAAGTGTTCTTTCAGTCTTCAAACCTGGTATGTCGGGGGTGGAAGAGGGGGGGAGCAGGAGAGAATTGACCAGATTCCCTACATTCTAATCCTGGCAACCTGGCATTGAATCCCAGATGCCTATTCATTCCAAGGAGATCACTAACAAATGATAcagtctgtgcctcagtttactcttcAGAAAGAGTCTATTTGCCGCACAGGTCCTTCATGCTGTTACCACCTCAAACTTATTCAACATCACTGTCAGCAATATTTGCAATATTCACAAAGCCCTTTCTCTAGTGTGAATTCTGATGTTCAATCAAGTGGCACCAACAGGTGAAAAATTTAACACATTCCTTGCACTCAAAAGGCTTTTATCCAATGTGGATTTTCCAATGGATGAGGAGGAACTGTCTTTTCTTAAAGGTTTTCCCGACATTCACTGCACTCATAGGCCTTTTCCAATGTGAACTCTGTGATGATCATAGAGGTATGTCTGAGTAGTAAAAGATCGCCCACATTGACTGCACTCATAAGGCCTTTCTTctgtgtgaactctctgatgacgAAGAAGGCTCGACCTACTAGTAAAATacttcccacattcactgcacttaTAAGGCCTTTCTCCGGTGTGAACTCTTTGATGATCACGAAGGGTCGACCTAGCAGTAAAAtttttcccacattcactgcattcaTAAGGTCTTTCTCCattgtgaactctctgatgataCCGGAGGCCACTTGAAGCAACAAATGATTttccacattcactgcactcgtaaggcctttctccagtgtgaactcGCTGATGACGAAGGAAGCTTGAGCTACTAGTAAAACATTTCCCACATTCGCTGCACTTAAAAGGCCTTTCTCCAATGTGAACTCTCCAATGATTACAAAGGTTTGACCTACTTGTAAAAGATTTCCCACATTTATTGCACTCataaggcttttctccagtgtgaacATTCATATGGGCACTGAGATGTTCCTTTCGGCTAAAAAATTTTTCACATTCACTACACTTAAAAGGTCTTTCTCcactgtgaactctctgatgattAGATAGAGTTGACAAAGTAGTGAaagatttcccacattcattGCACTCATAAGGCCGTTCTCCCGTGTGAACTCTCAGATGATAATAGAAACTAGAGATAGTAGTAAGAGCTTTCCCACATTTGTTGCACTCATAAGGGttttctccagtgtgaattctctCATGTGCAAGGAAAATGGATTTGCGGGCAAAAAATTTTCCACACTGTTTGCACTGATAAGGTTTTTCTCTAGTGTGAACTCTCTGGTGTTCAATTAAGTTCCCCTTTCGTCTAAAGGATTTATGACACTCCTTGCATTCataaggcttttctccagtgtggATTCTCCTATGGGAAATGAGGTATTTCCTTCGGCTAAaggatttcccacattcactgcagtCATATAGCATTCCTCCACAATTAAAGCTCTGATGTGAAAGGATTTGGGATTTGTGGCTAAAAAATTCTTCACATTGGCTGCATTTGTAAGActtttctccagtgtgaactTGCACATGCTGAATGAGGTTACTTCTTTCGGTGCCAGCTTTCTCACATTTGTTTACCTCACAAGATGCCTCATTCATGAGGACTCTTTCATTCTCTACAAGAATGTCTGTGTGGCTGGAAGCTATCTTACCTTCTCCCAAGCTGTGATGACTTTCTCCACTGTGAAAAACAACCTCACACTCCTTATTGTTGTTCAATTTCTTCCCAGTATTAGTGGCCTGTGGCTGAACTCCCATGCTGGTCATGAAGTCATTCCCAATCTCCATGTAGGTAGAGAAATTCCCTGCTGGGTGAACCGTGCATGTCTTTAAAAATGAGGGTCTCTCAGTATTACATAGGAAAAGATTCTCTCTAATGTGCTGCTTCTGGTGCTGCTGAATGTTAGCAGTGAAATAGAACTCCTTCCCACAGGCTGCACATGTGTATACTTTCTGCTCCCCACTTGTTCCTTGCTCTTCAGCCAAGTGCAAAATGTTTCTCAAGACTGGGATGCACATCGCACAGGGTTGGGTCTTCTCAGGAGACAAACCTGCCCTGGGAGTGAGAAACTGTAACACCCCTGCAGGTTTGATTTCTTCAGATGGTGTCTCTTTATCCTGGACTCCACGCCAAGAACCTGAAAACAAACAAGTAATGGTGAAGTTTCGGTTGACTGTATTGGAGGGAATGATATCACGACAACTGTGTATCTGCCACATGAAAGAAGCAGTGGGGACCAATGGGGAGCAGAAAGTGTACACAGGTCCATGGAATCACATTCAGGATATGAAGCTGGGGTCAAACTGAGGAAGCAGGTGCTCTCTCCACGTCCAGGACACAAGGATTGGATGTGACCCAAGGTGAAAGGCATGTTCTACAAATCACTCATCTCTCAGTGGGTTTACCAGGACTACATCCTCTGGCACACTGTGACCTGTGACACTGTGGAGAAGTATACTGTTCATCCATGCCACTGAAAATCTGGCTGCAACACGCACCTGGAGTTCAACAAACAGTAAAGCAAACATGCATGTTTGAGGACATAATTCTGCCACCAAGCAACACAGGGAAAACAATGTGAAGACCACATGAGGTTTACACAGGTGGTGGGAGATGAATCCCAGGCTGGAGTAAGACTAAAAATGTAA
This window harbors:
- the LOC101116597 gene encoding zinc finger protein 211-like isoform X2, whose product is MAAAALSAPHQGSVTFEDVAMYFSCEEWCLLDEAQIQLYLDVMLENFALVCMLGSWRGVQDKETPSEEIKPAGVLQFLTPRAGLSPEKTQPCAMCIPVLRNILHLAEEQGTSGEQKVYTCAACGKEFYFTANIQQHQKQHIRENLFLCNTERPSFLKTCTVHPAGNFSTYMEIGNDFMTSMGVQPQATNTGKKLNNNKECEVVFHSGESHHSLGEGKIASSHTDILVENERVLMNEASCEVNKCEKAGTERSNLIQHVQVHTGEKSYKCSQCEEFFSHKSQILSHQSFNCGGMLYDCSECGKSFSRRKYLISHRRIHTGEKPYECKECHKSFRRKGNLIEHQRVHTREKPYQCKQCGKFFARKSIFLAHERIHTGENPYECNKCGKALTTISSFYYHLRVHTGERPYECNECGKSFTTLSTLSNHQRVHSGERPFKCSECEKFFSRKEHLSAHMNVHTGEKPYECNKCGKSFTSRSNLCNHWRVHIGERPFKCSECGKCFTSSSSFLRHQRVHTGERPYECSECGKSFVASSGLRYHQRVHNGERPYECSECGKNFTARSTLRDHQRVHTGERPYKCSECGKYFTSRSSLLRHQRVHTEERPYECSQCGRSFTTQTYLYDHHRVHIGKGL
- the LOC101116597 gene encoding zinc finger protein 211-like isoform X1 translates to MWLCTSPGMNGVFLMRFKYACTLMSCWRTLHLCACWGSVTFEDVAMYFSCEEWCLLDEAQIQLYLDVMLENFALVCMLGSWRGVQDKETPSEEIKPAGVLQFLTPRAGLSPEKTQPCAMCIPVLRNILHLAEEQGTSGEQKVYTCAACGKEFYFTANIQQHQKQHIRENLFLCNTERPSFLKTCTVHPAGNFSTYMEIGNDFMTSMGVQPQATNTGKKLNNNKECEVVFHSGESHHSLGEGKIASSHTDILVENERVLMNEASCEVNKCEKAGTERSNLIQHVQVHTGEKSYKCSQCEEFFSHKSQILSHQSFNCGGMLYDCSECGKSFSRRKYLISHRRIHTGEKPYECKECHKSFRRKGNLIEHQRVHTREKPYQCKQCGKFFARKSIFLAHERIHTGENPYECNKCGKALTTISSFYYHLRVHTGERPYECNECGKSFTTLSTLSNHQRVHSGERPFKCSECEKFFSRKEHLSAHMNVHTGEKPYECNKCGKSFTSRSNLCNHWRVHIGERPFKCSECGKCFTSSSSFLRHQRVHTGERPYECSECGKSFVASSGLRYHQRVHNGERPYECSECGKNFTARSTLRDHQRVHTGERPYKCSECGKYFTSRSSLLRHQRVHTEERPYECSQCGRSFTTQTYLYDHHRVHIGKGL